Proteins co-encoded in one Mycobacterium mantenii genomic window:
- a CDS encoding ATP-binding protein produces MGCSDQPQNVHIDDRSRFERTRVAADARSAARTRAEFGVWLGRYFALDDDRFNDLLLAVNEAIANAAEFAYVEAAERGTVDVRAAYDGESDTLAVIVDDRGRWRQKKPVRYQQQMRGRGIPLMEALADEVAIDRTPQGTRVTLTWSGLTQPGCNA; encoded by the coding sequence ATGGGATGCTCTGATCAGCCGCAGAACGTGCACATCGATGACCGCTCTCGCTTCGAACGAACGCGAGTGGCCGCCGACGCGCGCAGCGCGGCCCGCACCCGTGCCGAATTCGGAGTGTGGCTCGGACGGTATTTCGCACTGGACGACGACCGCTTCAACGACCTGTTGCTGGCGGTCAACGAGGCGATCGCCAACGCCGCGGAATTCGCCTATGTCGAGGCCGCGGAGCGCGGGACGGTCGACGTGCGAGCGGCCTACGACGGCGAGTCGGACACCCTCGCGGTGATTGTCGACGACCGCGGCCGGTGGCGGCAGAAAAAGCCGGTCCGGTACCAACAGCAGATGCGCGGCCGTGGCATCCCGCTGATGGAGGCGCTCGCCGACGAGGTCGCCATCGACCGCACTCCGCAGGGCACCCGCGTCACGCTGACGTGGAGCGGGCTGACGCAGCCCGGCTGTAACGCCTGA
- a CDS encoding TetR/AcrR family transcriptional regulator has protein sequence MPTDLSGVNAQAGAPRRRSEKSRTAIVTATRELLLERGFDGLTIEAVAARAGVGKQTIYRWWPTRPALVADVMLEDADKLLASVNHSGNLTTDLVAWVGKLFTSLTTARGSAMLRTLTVACMEHEDTAVKLRAGFSAPLHNSVRARLLAHGIDEATADSAADAIVGGVVYPILSGAQPYSRRRAERTTRLIVEALTES, from the coding sequence ATGCCAACCGATCTCAGCGGGGTGAACGCGCAGGCGGGCGCGCCTAGGAGGCGCAGCGAGAAGTCCCGCACGGCGATCGTCACCGCGACCCGCGAACTGTTGCTCGAGCGCGGATTCGACGGGCTGACCATCGAGGCGGTCGCCGCGCGCGCCGGTGTGGGCAAGCAGACCATCTACCGGTGGTGGCCCACTCGTCCCGCGCTGGTTGCCGACGTGATGCTGGAGGACGCCGACAAACTGCTCGCGTCGGTCAACCACAGCGGCAACCTCACCACCGACCTGGTGGCCTGGGTGGGCAAGCTGTTCACAAGCCTGACGACGGCACGGGGTTCGGCCATGCTGCGAACGCTGACCGTCGCCTGCATGGAACACGAGGACACCGCCGTCAAATTGCGCGCCGGATTCAGTGCCCCGCTGCACAACAGCGTGCGGGCCCGGCTGCTGGCCCATGGGATCGACGAGGCCACCGCCGACTCGGCCGCGGACGCGATCGTCGGCGGGGTGGTGTACCCGATCCTCTCCGGCGCGCAGCCCTACTCGCGCCGGCGAGCCGAACGGACCACCCGGCTCATCGTCGAGGCCCTTACCGAAAGCTGA
- a CDS encoding TetR/AcrR family transcriptional regulator: MEPSRRWGDDRAILDDEEARRRILDAAGRCIVRRGNTQFRVGEVADEAGVSRSTVYRYFPGRDDVLLGLMLTRVDSAISELVRKLPTPEDPVRSLPEMVLARVESVDGNSLNEALFASESTAVASALAKGSEPIVELLLRHYGPLLNRWKAAGLLYPDVDFRSIVQWLHTTTLFLLAPSWRYRTVADKREFVEQFVVRALVPQIRQ; this comes from the coding sequence ATGGAACCGAGCCGGCGGTGGGGGGACGACCGCGCGATCCTCGATGACGAGGAGGCCCGCAGACGGATCCTGGACGCCGCGGGCCGCTGCATCGTCCGGCGCGGCAATACCCAGTTCCGGGTGGGCGAGGTGGCCGACGAGGCCGGGGTGTCACGGTCGACGGTGTACCGGTATTTCCCGGGCCGCGACGATGTGCTGCTGGGCCTGATGCTGACGCGTGTGGACAGCGCGATCTCTGAGTTGGTGCGCAAACTGCCCACCCCCGAGGACCCCGTTCGGTCGTTGCCCGAGATGGTGCTGGCCCGGGTGGAGTCGGTGGACGGCAACTCGCTGAACGAAGCGTTGTTCGCCTCCGAGAGCACCGCGGTGGCCTCGGCGCTGGCGAAGGGATCCGAGCCCATCGTGGAGCTGCTGCTGCGGCACTACGGGCCGTTGCTGAACCGGTGGAAGGCGGCGGGGTTGCTCTACCCGGATGTCGATTTCCGGTCGATCGTCCAGTGGTTGCACACCACGACACTGTTTTTGCTGGCGCCTTCGTGGCGATATCGCACCGTCGCCGACAAACGAGAATTCGTCGAGCAGTTCGTGGTGCGGGCCTTGGTGCCACAGATCAGACAATAA
- a CDS encoding TetR family transcriptional regulator has product MSGSASAMPSLAERKRAAMRQRIATAAAQLVASRGLAGATVDRIADSADIGRATFFRYFNSKEDAVAEGMNAHWLGRITTALAAQPPQLTALEAVIGAFGELARGFAETENQIRELATLTRSSETLDAWTLHIYVRYESAIAELIAPRMPGLTAQDPRPRLIGALAMAAVRIALDDWLSHGGSLPDRVRRGLAAVTVG; this is encoded by the coding sequence ATGTCTGGTTCAGCGTCCGCTATGCCGTCGCTGGCCGAGCGGAAGCGGGCGGCGATGCGCCAGCGCATCGCCACGGCCGCGGCCCAGCTGGTCGCCAGTCGCGGCCTGGCAGGAGCCACCGTGGACCGCATCGCCGACTCCGCCGATATCGGCCGGGCGACGTTTTTCCGCTACTTCAACTCCAAGGAAGACGCCGTCGCCGAGGGCATGAACGCCCACTGGCTGGGCCGGATCACCACGGCACTGGCCGCCCAGCCGCCGCAGCTGACCGCCCTCGAAGCGGTGATCGGCGCATTCGGTGAACTCGCCCGCGGCTTCGCCGAGACCGAAAACCAGATCCGCGAATTAGCCACGTTGACGAGGTCATCCGAGACGCTGGACGCGTGGACGCTGCACATCTATGTGCGCTACGAGTCGGCGATCGCCGAGCTCATCGCCCCCCGGATGCCCGGGCTGACCGCGCAGGATCCGCGCCCGCGATTGATCGGTGCCCTGGCCATGGCGGCGGTGCGCATCGCGCTCGATGACTGGCTGAGCCACGGCGGCTCCCTGCCCGACCGAGTGCGCCGGGGGCTGGCCGCGGTGACGGTCGGCTGA
- a CDS encoding phosphotransferase, with translation MKNPVEQAFSILGLAAHLGRGAGRVATDAVVGGRFGLPRTVEGIDPAVLSRVMGTTVRSIRVLSRDAGTSSRGRLVLTGKNVPDSVFVKVAAQSAATRLIGELGRLGHTEVRFYRDLAPQVVGVPYCYGAAFEAWTGRYLLVLEDLPAESCDFPDTLHPLSTDQASLIIELLAELHANFWGRLPRDGRGPLGWLCTPSGDVTSLLTGSLMHSSIKRLAERTTIPVANGNLIADNYRAAAALIDTPPHTVMHGDAHPGNMYFHGGKAGLLDWQAVRRGHPSRELAYTLITSLTPEDRRTNQRELLDDYRRALVAAGGPELDGDELWLRFRQGALYAYTAPLITAGMGGMQVEDIAMEGLRRGVAALDDLETVAALKGSL, from the coding sequence ATGAAAAATCCTGTGGAACAAGCCTTTTCTATCCTGGGTCTGGCCGCCCACCTGGGACGCGGTGCGGGCCGGGTGGCCACCGACGCGGTGGTGGGTGGCCGGTTCGGCCTGCCGCGGACGGTCGAAGGCATCGACCCCGCGGTCCTGTCCCGGGTGATGGGAACCACGGTTCGGTCGATCCGCGTCCTGAGCCGGGACGCGGGCACCTCCTCGCGGGGCCGGCTGGTGCTGACCGGCAAGAACGTGCCCGATTCGGTGTTCGTCAAGGTCGCGGCACAGAGCGCGGCCACCCGGCTGATCGGCGAACTCGGACGTCTGGGACACACCGAGGTGCGGTTCTACCGCGACCTCGCGCCGCAGGTCGTCGGCGTCCCCTACTGCTACGGCGCGGCGTTCGAGGCCTGGACCGGCCGGTACCTGCTGGTCCTGGAGGATCTGCCGGCCGAGTCGTGCGACTTCCCGGACACCTTGCATCCGCTGTCGACCGACCAGGCCAGCCTCATCATCGAGCTGCTGGCCGAATTGCACGCCAATTTCTGGGGCCGGCTGCCGCGCGACGGTCGCGGCCCGCTGGGCTGGCTGTGCACCCCGTCGGGGGACGTCACATCGTTGTTGACCGGTTCGCTCATGCACTCCTCGATCAAGCGCCTCGCCGAGCGCACCACGATTCCGGTGGCCAACGGCAACTTGATCGCCGACAACTACCGCGCCGCCGCCGCCCTCATCGACACTCCCCCGCATACCGTCATGCACGGCGATGCCCACCCCGGCAACATGTACTTCCACGGCGGCAAGGCCGGACTGCTGGATTGGCAGGCGGTGCGCCGCGGGCATCCCTCCCGCGAACTGGCCTACACGCTGATCACCAGCCTGACGCCGGAGGACCGGCGGACCAACCAGCGCGAACTGCTCGACGACTACCGGCGGGCGCTGGTGGCGGCCGGCGGACCCGAGCTGGACGGCGACGAGCTCTGGCTGCGCTTCCGCCAGGGCGCGCTGTATGCGTACACCGCCCCGCTGATCACCGCCGGAATGGGCGGAATGCAGGTCGAAGACATCGCCATGGAGGGCCTGCGTCGCGGCGTCGCCGCGCTCGACGACCTGGAAACCGTCGCAGCCCTTAAGGGTTCGCTGTAG
- a CDS encoding catalase family peroxidase encodes MEPHDRGGEREGGEEPDDPAEITPTVPRLGALNRRRALLGMGAVAGVAAVDVGGFAYAGGWLRPGALTPTRFTDRFEQVYGRHDGFRRNHAKGLSATGTFVSTGAAVAICRAAVFRRGSVPLIGRFSLSGGLPDQADTPDTVRGLGLLFDAPAGRQWRTAMINIPVFPDSTPQGFYDRLLASKPQPGTGKPDPQEMAAFLRRHPETAAAMRIIKQTPPSAGFADSAFHGLNAFRFTDGAGATLPVRWSAIPQRGADVTAPPSGPAATDYLFDDLIRTLAHTPLSWRLLLTVGEPGDPTHDATKPWPAARRTIDAGTITISAVQTEEAGNARDINFDPLVLPDGIAASDDPLLAARSAVYARSFTRRAEEPTTPSAVTVRSAL; translated from the coding sequence GTGGAACCCCATGATCGCGGCGGCGAGCGTGAGGGGGGCGAAGAGCCCGACGACCCGGCGGAGATTACGCCCACAGTGCCGCGGCTCGGTGCGCTGAACCGGCGGCGCGCGCTACTGGGTATGGGTGCGGTAGCCGGTGTCGCCGCGGTCGATGTGGGCGGCTTCGCCTATGCCGGCGGCTGGCTGCGGCCCGGCGCCCTGACTCCGACCCGGTTCACGGATCGCTTCGAGCAGGTCTACGGCCGTCATGACGGCTTCCGGCGGAACCACGCAAAGGGCCTGAGCGCCACCGGAACGTTCGTCAGCACGGGGGCGGCCGTGGCGATATGCCGGGCCGCGGTCTTCCGTCGCGGGAGCGTTCCGCTGATCGGCCGGTTCTCGCTGTCCGGTGGGCTGCCCGATCAGGCCGACACGCCCGACACCGTCCGGGGGCTGGGGCTGCTGTTCGACGCGCCCGCCGGCCGGCAGTGGCGCACCGCGATGATCAACATCCCAGTCTTTCCGGACAGCACGCCCCAGGGCTTTTACGACCGGTTGCTCGCCTCCAAGCCGCAACCCGGCACGGGCAAGCCTGACCCGCAGGAAATGGCCGCGTTCCTGCGGCGTCATCCCGAGACCGCCGCCGCGATGCGCATCATCAAGCAGACACCGCCGAGCGCGGGCTTCGCCGACAGCGCGTTCCATGGGCTGAACGCCTTCCGGTTCACCGACGGTGCCGGCGCCACGCTGCCGGTGCGCTGGTCCGCCATTCCCCAGCGAGGCGCCGACGTGACAGCCCCACCATCCGGGCCGGCGGCCACGGACTACCTGTTCGACGACCTCATCCGCACGCTTGCGCACACCCCGCTGAGTTGGCGGCTGCTGCTCACCGTCGGTGAGCCGGGCGATCCGACCCACGACGCCACCAAACCGTGGCCGGCCGCGCGGCGCACCATCGACGCCGGCACCATCACCATCTCCGCCGTCCAGACCGAGGAGGCCGGCAACGCCCGCGACATCAACTTCGACCCGCTGGTGCTGCCCGACGGCATCGCCGCCTCCGATGACCCCCTGCTCGCGGCGCGCTCGGCCGTCTACGCGCGCTCGTTCACCCGCCGCGCCGAGGAGCCCACGACGCCCAGCGCGGTCACCGTGAGATCGGCGCTGTGA
- a CDS encoding DUF190 domain-containing protein codes for MDEDCLKLTTYLAERRRVHDGFVSDVLLGLCAQHRIACGVLLRGIGGFGTGHYLRTDESLTLSEDPPVAVVAVDTRTKIEALLAPVLAVKQRGLVTLERARLLHDGIGPLQLPEDLRGAVKLTIYVGRKQRVNGSPAYIALCDLMHRRGLAGATVLLGVDGVAHGERQRANFFGRNTDVPMMIVVVGSGERIGGVLPELGELLRRPLFTLERVQVCKRDGQLVERPHALPGVDERGLPLFQQLTVYTSESAHHGGVPIHRAIVQRLRRAKTVDGATVLRGVWGFHGDHPPHGDGLFSLTRRVPVVTVVIDTPANIAESFAIVDELTRDEGLVTSEMVPALVSDDGDTGPPRMAQNRC; via the coding sequence GTGGACGAAGACTGTCTGAAGCTCACCACTTATTTGGCCGAGCGCCGGCGAGTCCACGACGGCTTTGTCTCCGACGTGCTGCTCGGCTTGTGCGCACAGCACCGAATCGCTTGTGGCGTCCTGCTGCGCGGCATCGGTGGGTTCGGCACCGGGCACTATCTGCGCACCGACGAGTCTTTGACGTTGTCCGAGGACCCGCCCGTCGCGGTCGTCGCCGTCGACACGAGAACGAAGATCGAGGCGCTGCTCGCCCCGGTGCTGGCGGTCAAGCAGCGCGGCCTGGTCACCCTGGAGCGCGCCCGGCTGCTCCACGACGGCATCGGGCCACTGCAGCTGCCGGAGGACCTTCGGGGCGCCGTCAAACTGACGATCTACGTCGGCCGCAAGCAACGCGTCAACGGCTCGCCCGCCTACATCGCCCTCTGCGATTTGATGCACCGGCGTGGCCTTGCCGGCGCCACGGTGCTGCTCGGGGTGGACGGCGTCGCACACGGGGAACGCCAGCGCGCGAACTTCTTTGGCCGCAACACCGACGTTCCGATGATGATCGTGGTCGTCGGATCCGGTGAGCGCATCGGCGGTGTGCTACCCGAACTCGGCGAGCTGCTGCGCCGGCCGCTGTTCACGCTGGAACGGGTCCAGGTGTGCAAGCGCGACGGCCAGTTAGTGGAGCGGCCGCACGCCCTGCCCGGCGTCGACGAGCGGGGCCTGCCGCTGTTCCAGCAGCTGACGGTCTACACCTCGGAGTCGGCACACCACGGCGGGGTGCCCATTCACCGCGCGATCGTCCAGCGACTGCGCCGGGCCAAAACGGTTGACGGCGCCACGGTGCTGCGCGGCGTCTGGGGTTTCCATGGCGACCACCCACCGCACGGTGATGGCTTGTTCTCCCTGACCCGCCGGGTGCCCGTCGTCACCGTCGTGATCGACACCCCGGCCAACATCGCCGAATCCTTTGCCATTGTCGACGAATTGACCCGGGACGAGGGCTTGGTGACCAGCGAGATGGTGCCCGCGCTGGTCTCCGACGACGGCGACACCGGGCCACCGCGCATGGCCCAGAACCGTTGCTAG
- a CDS encoding sulfotransferase family protein translates to MTLQDRFAPERLIAAACEEVGSDDFGDEGWRPGLHRVTDGLINDARLSDIGVEIAHLDLMRALKNRLGVIAWRKEHPEIAAEEIKAPIFIVGQPRTGTTILYDLLAQDPELRAPLTWEVDEPCPVPQPETYHSDPRIAQIQASIDLSEQIMPGFLAFHPMGALVGQECVRITAAEFVSMIFSVQYRLPSYYRWLLYEADHAGAYRFHRIFLQHLQSGVPGQWLLKSPAHLWQLDALLAEYPDALIVQTHRDPLNVISSITALTHHLRRMCSEESSIAECAAQCYEEIVVGLEREMALRDSGAVPAGRVIDVQFADFMNDPWTTIKDIYQRLDRELRPDAERRMRVFLASHLSDGGRGRYTWSNTGLDTVEVRERVSAYQDRYGVPTEQLR, encoded by the coding sequence ATGACCCTGCAGGACCGATTCGCCCCGGAACGGCTGATCGCCGCCGCCTGCGAAGAAGTCGGCAGCGACGACTTCGGCGACGAGGGTTGGCGGCCCGGTCTGCACCGGGTCACCGACGGGCTGATCAACGACGCGCGGCTGTCCGATATCGGAGTCGAGATCGCGCACCTCGACCTCATGCGGGCTTTGAAGAACCGTCTCGGCGTAATCGCCTGGCGCAAAGAGCATCCCGAGATCGCCGCCGAGGAGATCAAGGCGCCGATCTTCATCGTCGGCCAGCCGCGCACCGGCACCACGATCCTCTACGACCTGCTCGCCCAGGATCCCGAGCTGCGCGCACCGCTCACGTGGGAGGTCGACGAGCCCTGTCCGGTGCCGCAGCCCGAGACCTACCACAGCGATCCCCGGATCGCCCAGATACAGGCCAGCATCGACCTTTCCGAGCAGATCATGCCCGGCTTCCTGGCCTTTCATCCGATGGGCGCACTGGTCGGCCAGGAGTGCGTGCGCATCACCGCGGCCGAGTTCGTCAGCATGATCTTCTCGGTGCAGTATCGGCTGCCGAGTTACTACCGTTGGCTGCTGTACGAAGCCGACCACGCCGGCGCGTATCGCTTCCATCGAATCTTCCTGCAGCACTTGCAGTCTGGCGTGCCAGGCCAGTGGCTGCTCAAGTCGCCGGCGCACCTGTGGCAGCTGGATGCGCTGCTGGCCGAATACCCGGACGCCCTGATCGTGCAGACCCACCGCGATCCGCTCAACGTCATCTCGTCGATCACCGCGCTGACCCACCACCTGCGCCGGATGTGCAGCGAAGAATCCAGCATCGCGGAATGCGCGGCCCAGTGTTACGAGGAGATCGTCGTCGGCCTGGAGCGCGAGATGGCCTTGCGTGACAGCGGCGCCGTGCCGGCGGGCCGGGTGATCGACGTGCAGTTCGCCGACTTCATGAACGATCCGTGGACCACGATCAAAGACATCTACCAGCGGTTGGACCGCGAGCTGCGTCCCGATGCCGAGCGCAGGATGCGTGTTTTCCTCGCCTCTCACCTCTCCGACGGCGGCCGCGGCCGGTACACCTGGTCGAACACCGGGCTGGACACCGTCGAGGTGCGTGAGCGGGTCAGCGCCTACCAGGACCGCTACGGGGTGCCCACTGAACAGCTGCGCTGA
- a CDS encoding DUF1214 domain-containing protein: MSHSPDSSDPPAPKARAAWQFFQQMLGDVTKIVTEDAESERELAEGLRLIARVSSLCAQMTVESDPERPSFFDMCSENRMVGGPNPDGNYYLAMIRGDRRYRISGTRGTSAYLGFQVLAGTGLTPRRMAGYVSDGDLVLGSGGFALVLSADEPTDLAGAQWVKIPHDASSVVVREYIGDRTSEELAALRIEALEPGPVTTLTDDELADQFTAMAWSLMKLATLHRTIKPELLQSPNTLLTAQAADLGGADTTPDNLYMIGTFRLEPGQALLLEIAPPDTRYWNVTLESIWHECLEPRRGHSSVTNRGVPPDADGRVRIAVSANDFGLGHWLDTGGRHRGFIVLRWLDNPSPPEVTVSVREGEERI; the protein is encoded by the coding sequence ATGTCTCATAGCCCCGATTCGTCCGATCCGCCGGCCCCCAAGGCGCGCGCCGCGTGGCAGTTCTTCCAGCAGATGCTCGGCGACGTCACGAAGATCGTGACCGAGGACGCCGAGTCGGAGCGGGAACTGGCGGAGGGTCTGCGCCTGATCGCCCGGGTGTCGTCGCTGTGTGCGCAGATGACGGTCGAGTCCGACCCCGAGCGGCCGTCGTTCTTCGACATGTGTTCGGAGAACCGGATGGTCGGCGGCCCCAACCCCGACGGGAACTACTACCTGGCGATGATTCGCGGCGACCGCCGCTACCGGATCAGCGGAACCCGCGGCACCAGCGCCTACCTCGGATTCCAGGTTCTGGCCGGCACCGGACTGACGCCGAGGCGGATGGCGGGTTACGTCAGCGACGGGGACCTGGTGCTCGGCTCCGGAGGATTTGCGCTCGTGCTATCCGCCGACGAGCCCACCGATCTGGCCGGCGCCCAGTGGGTGAAGATTCCCCACGACGCCTCGTCGGTGGTCGTCCGGGAATACATCGGCGACCGGACGAGCGAGGAATTGGCCGCGCTGCGGATCGAGGCACTGGAACCCGGGCCCGTGACGACGCTGACCGACGACGAGCTCGCCGACCAGTTCACCGCAATGGCGTGGTCGCTGATGAAGCTCGCGACGCTGCACCGCACGATCAAACCGGAACTGCTGCAAAGCCCGAACACCTTGTTGACCGCCCAGGCCGCCGATCTGGGTGGGGCCGATACCACGCCGGACAACCTGTACATGATCGGGACCTTTCGGCTCGAACCCGGCCAGGCCCTCCTCCTCGAGATCGCGCCGCCCGACACCCGGTACTGGAACGTCACGCTGGAAAGCATCTGGCATGAATGCCTGGAGCCGCGCCGCGGGCACAGCTCGGTGACGAATCGCGGCGTACCGCCCGATGCCGACGGACGGGTGCGGATCGCGGTCTCCGCCAACGACTTCGGGCTCGGCCATTGGCTCGACACCGGCGGCCGGCATCGGGGCTTTATCGTCCTGCGCTGGCTGGACAATCCGAGCCCGCCCGAGGTCACGGTATCGGTGCGCGAAGGCGAGGAGCGGATATGA
- a CDS encoding STAS domain-containing protein, giving the protein MGEQTGDFVDPTAFEVGKHQVDQAVVLTVSGEVDMLSSPLLADAIQTALATKPAALIVDLSKVGFLASAGMTVLVTAQAEIEPPTQFAVVANGSATSRPIKLMGIDSVLSLYSTLDGALSGIAGE; this is encoded by the coding sequence ATGGGCGAACAAACCGGCGACTTCGTCGATCCAACCGCTTTCGAAGTGGGCAAACACCAGGTAGACCAGGCGGTCGTGCTCACCGTCTCCGGCGAGGTCGACATGCTCAGCTCGCCGCTACTGGCCGATGCCATTCAGACCGCGCTGGCCACCAAGCCCGCGGCGCTGATCGTTGACCTGTCCAAGGTCGGTTTCCTGGCATCGGCCGGGATGACCGTCCTGGTGACCGCGCAGGCGGAGATCGAGCCGCCGACGCAGTTCGCGGTGGTCGCCAACGGCTCGGCCACCAGCCGGCCGATCAAACTCATGGGAATCGACAGCGTGCTCTCGCTCTACAGCACCCTTGACGGTGCGTTGAGCGGTATCGCTGGTGAGTGA
- a CDS encoding cytochrome b, protein MDEPASSGAARFTLPSRVLHWLMAPMVITQLLIGVTMVAALSCYPVLLAIHRPLGLAILAFALVRSANRLTHRPPPFLATMSRAERRIATWSEYLLYALLLMQPLTGWAMLSAARFPITLVGRLALPGIAPRNIDVFAVLRQCHGVLALLLFLAFTAHMTAVLFHTLVLRDRLLDRMALWRTKPAAAQPDRA, encoded by the coding sequence ATGGACGAGCCGGCGAGCTCCGGCGCGGCACGGTTTACCCTGCCGTCGCGCGTTCTGCACTGGCTGATGGCGCCGATGGTGATCACGCAGTTGCTCATCGGCGTGACCATGGTCGCCGCCCTGAGCTGCTACCCGGTGCTGCTGGCCATCCATCGTCCCCTGGGCCTGGCGATCCTGGCGTTCGCCCTGGTCAGGTCGGCGAACCGGCTCACGCACCGGCCGCCACCGTTTCTGGCCACCATGAGCAGAGCCGAACGCCGCATCGCGACGTGGTCGGAGTACCTGCTCTACGCCCTGCTGCTGATGCAGCCCCTGACCGGGTGGGCGATGCTGTCAGCGGCGCGATTCCCGATCACCCTGGTCGGGCGGCTGGCGCTGCCCGGTATCGCGCCTCGCAACATCGACGTCTTCGCGGTGCTCCGGCAGTGTCACGGCGTTCTCGCGCTGCTGCTCTTCCTCGCGTTTACCGCCCACATGACGGCGGTACTCTTTCACACGCTCGTCCTGCGTGACCGGCTTCTCGACCGCATGGCGCTGTGGCGCACGAAGCCCGCCGCCGCGCAGCCAGACCGGGCCTGA
- a CDS encoding fructose bisphosphate aldolase — translation MSNQQQADRMTSGKGFIAALDQSGGSTPKALRLYGIEDDAYSSEEEMFDLIHQMRSRIITSPAFTGDRVLAAILFEQTMDRQIAGKPSTTYLWETKGVVPILKIDKGLADASDDVQLMKPIPGLDELLDRAAGLGVFGTKERSVIGGANPKGIAAVVAQQFELGHRVLSHGLVPIIEPEVTISISDKAEAEGLLRDEITKQLENVPDGQRVMLKLSLPTKVNFYRPLIEHPKVMRVVALSGGYSREEANELLAKNTGLIASFSRALTEGLTVDQSDEQFDATLDKAIQSIYDASVAG, via the coding sequence ATGTCGAACCAGCAGCAAGCGGACCGGATGACGTCGGGCAAGGGATTCATCGCGGCGCTCGACCAGAGCGGCGGTTCGACGCCCAAGGCGCTGCGCCTGTACGGCATCGAGGACGACGCGTACTCCTCCGAGGAGGAGATGTTCGACCTCATTCACCAGATGCGCTCGCGGATCATCACCTCGCCGGCGTTCACCGGCGACCGGGTGCTGGCCGCGATCCTGTTTGAGCAGACCATGGACCGCCAGATCGCCGGCAAGCCGTCGACCACCTACCTGTGGGAAACCAAGGGCGTGGTGCCCATCCTCAAGATCGACAAGGGCCTGGCGGACGCGTCCGACGACGTCCAGCTGATGAAGCCGATCCCGGGCCTCGACGAGCTGCTGGATCGGGCCGCCGGCCTGGGCGTCTTCGGCACCAAGGAGCGGTCGGTGATCGGCGGCGCCAACCCCAAGGGCATCGCGGCCGTGGTCGCCCAGCAGTTCGAGCTGGGTCACCGGGTGCTCTCACACGGCTTGGTACCCATCATCGAACCCGAGGTCACCATCTCGATTTCGGACAAGGCCGAGGCCGAAGGCCTGCTGCGCGACGAGATCACCAAGCAGCTCGAGAACGTGCCCGACGGGCAGCGCGTCATGCTCAAGCTGAGCCTGCCGACCAAGGTCAATTTCTACCGTCCGCTGATCGAGCACCCGAAGGTGATGCGGGTGGTCGCGCTCTCCGGTGGCTATTCCCGCGAGGAGGCCAACGAGCTGTTGGCGAAGAACACCGGGTTGATCGCCAGCTTCAGCCGCGCGCTGACCGAGGGCCTGACCGTCGACCAGTCCGACGAGCAGTTCGACGCCACGCTGGACAAGGCGATTCAGTCGATCTACGACGCCTCGGTCGCCGGCTGA